One window of Tachysurus vachellii isolate PV-2020 chromosome 21, HZAU_Pvac_v1, whole genome shotgun sequence genomic DNA carries:
- the fam49al gene encoding CYFIP-related Rac1 interactor A isoform X3, which produces MGNLIKVLGKDLENCPHFFLDFENAQPTEAETAVWNQVSAVLEEAHGILAELQSYSGAGQEIREAIQNPNDLQLQEKAWNAVCPLVAKLKRFYEFSLRLENALRSLLEALTSPPYAPMQHLEREQALAKQFAEILHFTLSFDELKMTNPAIQNDFSYYRRTISRNRLNNQQLEAENEVNNEMANRMSLFYAEATPMLKTLSNATTKFVSENKTLPIEDTTDCLSTMACVCRVMLETPEYRCRFTNTDTMLFCMRVMVGVIILYDHVHPVGAFAKTSKIDMKGCIKVLKEQPSNSVEGLLNALRYTTRHLNDDSTSKQIRALLQ; this is translated from the exons ATGGGGAACCTCATTAAGGTCCTTGGCAAGGATTTAGAGAACTGTCCACATTTTTTTCTGGACTTTGAAA ATGCCCAGCCCACAGAGGCAGAGACGGCCGTTTGGAATCAAGTCAGTGCCGTCCTGGAGGAGGCTCATGGTATCCTAGCAGAGTTACAGTCCTACAGCGGAGCGGGGCAAGAGATAAGAGAG gctATTCAGAACCCCAATGACCTCCAGCTTCAGGAGAAAGCCTGGAATGCTGTGTGCCCCCTGGTGGCCAAGCTAAAGCGTTTCTATGAATTTTCACTCAGGTTAG AAAATGCCTTGCGCAGCCTGTTAGAAGCACTGACGAGCCCACCATATGCTCCAATGCAGCACCTGGAGAGAGAACAGGCTCTGGCTAAGCAGTTTGCAGAGATCCTGCACTTCACTCTTAGCTTTGATGAGCTAAAG ATGACAAATCCAGCCATTCAGAATGACTTCAGTTACTACAGGAGGACCATAAGTAGGAATCGACTGAACAATCAGCAG TTAGAGGCAGAGAATGAAGTCAATAATGAAATGGCCAATCGGATGTCTCTGTTTTATGCGGAAGCGACACCCATGCTGAAAACCTTGAGCAATGCCACAACTAAGTTTGTGTCAGAG AACAAGACTTTGCCTATTGAAGACACCACAGATTGCCTGAGCACTATGGCCTGCGTGTGCCGGGTCATGTTGGAAACTCC GGAATACCGGTGCCGTTTcactaacacagacactatGTTGTTCTGCATGCGTGTTATGGTGGGCGTCATTATCCTCTACGATCACGTTCACCCCGTGGGTGCCTTCGCTAAAACCTCCAAGATTGAc ATGAAGGGCTGCATTAAGGTGTTGAAAGAGCAGCCTTCAAACAGTGTGGAGGGACTGTTGAATGCACTGAG GTATACAACAAGACATCTAAATGATGACAGCACCTCGAAACAAATCCGCGCTCTGCTTCAATGA
- the fam49al gene encoding CYFIP-related Rac1 interactor A isoform X1: MLAGLPAMGNLIKVLGKDLENCPHFFLDFENAQPTEAETAVWNQVSAVLEEAHGILAELQSYSGAGQEIREAIQNPNDLQLQEKAWNAVCPLVAKLKRFYEFSLRLENALRSLLEALTSPPYAPMQHLEREQALAKQFAEILHFTLSFDELKMTNPAIQNDFSYYRRTISRNRLNNQQLEAENEVNNEMANRMSLFYAEATPMLKTLSNATTKFVSENKTLPIEDTTDCLSTMACVCRVMLETPEYRCRFTNTDTMLFCMRVMVGVIILYDHVHPVGAFAKTSKIDMKGCIKVLKEQPSNSVEGLLNALRYTTRHLNDDSTSKQIRALLQ, translated from the exons ATGTTGGCTG GTTTGCCAGCCATGGGGAACCTCATTAAGGTCCTTGGCAAGGATTTAGAGAACTGTCCACATTTTTTTCTGGACTTTGAAA ATGCCCAGCCCACAGAGGCAGAGACGGCCGTTTGGAATCAAGTCAGTGCCGTCCTGGAGGAGGCTCATGGTATCCTAGCAGAGTTACAGTCCTACAGCGGAGCGGGGCAAGAGATAAGAGAG gctATTCAGAACCCCAATGACCTCCAGCTTCAGGAGAAAGCCTGGAATGCTGTGTGCCCCCTGGTGGCCAAGCTAAAGCGTTTCTATGAATTTTCACTCAGGTTAG AAAATGCCTTGCGCAGCCTGTTAGAAGCACTGACGAGCCCACCATATGCTCCAATGCAGCACCTGGAGAGAGAACAGGCTCTGGCTAAGCAGTTTGCAGAGATCCTGCACTTCACTCTTAGCTTTGATGAGCTAAAG ATGACAAATCCAGCCATTCAGAATGACTTCAGTTACTACAGGAGGACCATAAGTAGGAATCGACTGAACAATCAGCAG TTAGAGGCAGAGAATGAAGTCAATAATGAAATGGCCAATCGGATGTCTCTGTTTTATGCGGAAGCGACACCCATGCTGAAAACCTTGAGCAATGCCACAACTAAGTTTGTGTCAGAG AACAAGACTTTGCCTATTGAAGACACCACAGATTGCCTGAGCACTATGGCCTGCGTGTGCCGGGTCATGTTGGAAACTCC GGAATACCGGTGCCGTTTcactaacacagacactatGTTGTTCTGCATGCGTGTTATGGTGGGCGTCATTATCCTCTACGATCACGTTCACCCCGTGGGTGCCTTCGCTAAAACCTCCAAGATTGAc ATGAAGGGCTGCATTAAGGTGTTGAAAGAGCAGCCTTCAAACAGTGTGGAGGGACTGTTGAATGCACTGAG GTATACAACAAGACATCTAAATGATGACAGCACCTCGAAACAAATCCGCGCTCTGCTTCAATGA
- the fam49al gene encoding CYFIP-related Rac1 interactor A isoform X4 produces the protein MLIYAQPTEAETAVWNQVSAVLEEAHGILAELQSYSGAGQEIREAIQNPNDLQLQEKAWNAVCPLVAKLKRFYEFSLRLENALRSLLEALTSPPYAPMQHLEREQALAKQFAEILHFTLSFDELKMTNPAIQNDFSYYRRTISRNRLNNQQLEAENEVNNEMANRMSLFYAEATPMLKTLSNATTKFVSENKTLPIEDTTDCLSTMACVCRVMLETPEYRCRFTNTDTMLFCMRVMVGVIILYDHVHPVGAFAKTSKIDMKGCIKVLKEQPSNSVEGLLNALRYTTRHLNDDSTSKQIRALLQ, from the exons ATGTTAATAT ATGCCCAGCCCACAGAGGCAGAGACGGCCGTTTGGAATCAAGTCAGTGCCGTCCTGGAGGAGGCTCATGGTATCCTAGCAGAGTTACAGTCCTACAGCGGAGCGGGGCAAGAGATAAGAGAG gctATTCAGAACCCCAATGACCTCCAGCTTCAGGAGAAAGCCTGGAATGCTGTGTGCCCCCTGGTGGCCAAGCTAAAGCGTTTCTATGAATTTTCACTCAGGTTAG AAAATGCCTTGCGCAGCCTGTTAGAAGCACTGACGAGCCCACCATATGCTCCAATGCAGCACCTGGAGAGAGAACAGGCTCTGGCTAAGCAGTTTGCAGAGATCCTGCACTTCACTCTTAGCTTTGATGAGCTAAAG ATGACAAATCCAGCCATTCAGAATGACTTCAGTTACTACAGGAGGACCATAAGTAGGAATCGACTGAACAATCAGCAG TTAGAGGCAGAGAATGAAGTCAATAATGAAATGGCCAATCGGATGTCTCTGTTTTATGCGGAAGCGACACCCATGCTGAAAACCTTGAGCAATGCCACAACTAAGTTTGTGTCAGAG AACAAGACTTTGCCTATTGAAGACACCACAGATTGCCTGAGCACTATGGCCTGCGTGTGCCGGGTCATGTTGGAAACTCC GGAATACCGGTGCCGTTTcactaacacagacactatGTTGTTCTGCATGCGTGTTATGGTGGGCGTCATTATCCTCTACGATCACGTTCACCCCGTGGGTGCCTTCGCTAAAACCTCCAAGATTGAc ATGAAGGGCTGCATTAAGGTGTTGAAAGAGCAGCCTTCAAACAGTGTGGAGGGACTGTTGAATGCACTGAG GTATACAACAAGACATCTAAATGATGACAGCACCTCGAAACAAATCCGCGCTCTGCTTCAATGA
- the fam49al gene encoding CYFIP-related Rac1 interactor A isoform X2, whose amino-acid sequence MGNLLKVLACAELEHGPIVFLDFEHAQPTEAETAVWNQVSAVLEEAHGILAELQSYSGAGQEIREAIQNPNDLQLQEKAWNAVCPLVAKLKRFYEFSLRLENALRSLLEALTSPPYAPMQHLEREQALAKQFAEILHFTLSFDELKMTNPAIQNDFSYYRRTISRNRLNNQQLEAENEVNNEMANRMSLFYAEATPMLKTLSNATTKFVSENKTLPIEDTTDCLSTMACVCRVMLETPEYRCRFTNTDTMLFCMRVMVGVIILYDHVHPVGAFAKTSKIDMKGCIKVLKEQPSNSVEGLLNALRYTTRHLNDDSTSKQIRALLQ is encoded by the exons ATGGGGAATCTCCTGAAAGTGCTGGCTTGCGCCGAACTTGAGCATGGCCCAATAGTTTTCCTTGACTTTGAAC ATGCCCAGCCCACAGAGGCAGAGACGGCCGTTTGGAATCAAGTCAGTGCCGTCCTGGAGGAGGCTCATGGTATCCTAGCAGAGTTACAGTCCTACAGCGGAGCGGGGCAAGAGATAAGAGAG gctATTCAGAACCCCAATGACCTCCAGCTTCAGGAGAAAGCCTGGAATGCTGTGTGCCCCCTGGTGGCCAAGCTAAAGCGTTTCTATGAATTTTCACTCAGGTTAG AAAATGCCTTGCGCAGCCTGTTAGAAGCACTGACGAGCCCACCATATGCTCCAATGCAGCACCTGGAGAGAGAACAGGCTCTGGCTAAGCAGTTTGCAGAGATCCTGCACTTCACTCTTAGCTTTGATGAGCTAAAG ATGACAAATCCAGCCATTCAGAATGACTTCAGTTACTACAGGAGGACCATAAGTAGGAATCGACTGAACAATCAGCAG TTAGAGGCAGAGAATGAAGTCAATAATGAAATGGCCAATCGGATGTCTCTGTTTTATGCGGAAGCGACACCCATGCTGAAAACCTTGAGCAATGCCACAACTAAGTTTGTGTCAGAG AACAAGACTTTGCCTATTGAAGACACCACAGATTGCCTGAGCACTATGGCCTGCGTGTGCCGGGTCATGTTGGAAACTCC GGAATACCGGTGCCGTTTcactaacacagacactatGTTGTTCTGCATGCGTGTTATGGTGGGCGTCATTATCCTCTACGATCACGTTCACCCCGTGGGTGCCTTCGCTAAAACCTCCAAGATTGAc ATGAAGGGCTGCATTAAGGTGTTGAAAGAGCAGCCTTCAAACAGTGTGGAGGGACTGTTGAATGCACTGAG GTATACAACAAGACATCTAAATGATGACAGCACCTCGAAACAAATCCGCGCTCTGCTTCAATGA